A single Providencia manganoxydans DNA region contains:
- the rbfA gene encoding 30S ribosome-binding factor RbfA: MAREFSRSQRVAQEMQKEIAIILQREVKDPRIGMATVSGVELSRDLAYGKVFVTFLNISHEEHESQMVQDGIKALNEASGFIRSLLGKAMRLRVIPELTFSYDSSLVDGMRMSNLVSNVIRNDEIRRANADDKEEK; the protein is encoded by the coding sequence ATGGCAAGAGAATTTAGTCGTTCTCAGCGTGTAGCACAAGAAATGCAAAAAGAAATTGCAATTATCTTGCAGCGCGAAGTGAAAGATCCTCGCATTGGTATGGCAACCGTTTCGGGTGTTGAATTATCAAGAGACTTGGCCTACGGAAAAGTATTTGTCACTTTCTTAAACATTTCTCATGAAGAACATGAGTCACAAATGGTTCAAGATGGTATTAAAGCGCTAAATGAAGCTTCAGGCTTTATTCGTTCTTTACTCGGAAAAGCAATGCGTTTACGTGTCATTCCTGAGTTAACGTTCTCTTACGATAGCTCATTGGTTGATGGTATGCGTATGTCTAACTTAGTTTCTAATGTTATTCGTAATGATGAAATACGCCGTGCAAATGCGGACGATAAAGAGGAAAAATAA